GCCTCTGATGACAATCTTGCCGTCCTTGCGCAGCGTGATACTGCCACTGCCGCACCGCAGGACGATTTCTTCTTTGCCTTCGATGATGAGCCGCTCCCCGTCGATGACCATCTCCTTCGGCCTCTCCGTCTCATCCGCTGCAAGGACCATCGATGCGATTCTTTCAATCCGGTCCTCCATCACACCAACGATGATGGGACGGCCAGGATCTCCTCCCTCGAATACCAGGAGGACTTCTCGATTCCCATTGCCTGGATCGACCGGATCACTGCGCATCGCACCCGAGACAACTCTGGCGGGTATGTTCGTCCGTCCTTCATAATCGACAAGGATGTCCCCCGACTCATTCCAACCGACAACGCGACCGATGCAAGGACATGAAAACCCTGCTTCGTATGTCTCTCTGGTTTCGATCTCATCCATGGACTGCTGATTGCCGGACATATCTACCCCCGCGTTCACCTTTTAGTTCTGAGTAATCTTCGATCCCTTCAAAGCCAGGTCTCCGGACGCGTTCACCGTGATCTTCCCGCCCTTGATGACAATGTCGCCGTTGCTTTTCATCGTGATCGACGCGCTCCCGGTCTTGATCGTGATTTGGTCTCCAGCGTCGAGGACCATATTCTTGCCGGCCGAGATGGTCATATTGTCGCCTGCCGTGACACCGATGTTTTTGGCGGCGTTTTCTGTGATGCTTTCACCAACATCCACAGACTTATTCTTTGCCACGTTTTCGCTGCTCAAGGCGCCCACCACGACCGTCTTCGCGCCACCTATTTCTTCGGCCTTGGCGCCTCCCACCGTCTCGTTCATGGCCGCGCCGACGCTGACCTGATAGGCGCCACCGATCGTCAAGGCCCGAGCCAACGCAACGGTGTGAGCCGACGCCTTGCCGACCGCGATGGTTTCCGCACCCCCGATGCTCTCCGTATGGTTCGCCCCGACTTTGATCGTTTTGTTCGCCCCCACTGTCTCGCTTTGGTCGACGCCCACCGTCTTGGTGCGATTGTTGGTCACGGCCAAGGTTTCGTCATGGCCGACCGTTTGGTTCTTGTCGTTCTCGACGGCGATCGTCCAGTCTTTTTGGCCATGAAGATAAATTTCTTCCTTGTCCTTCCCATCTTCGAAGCGAATCTCGTTCGACCCTCCGCCGCCGATGGAGCTATTGGATTTGAGAGTGCTCTTGGTCTTTTCACTCGGCAACGCGTAGGGTGGCATGTTATCGCCGTTGTACACGCGTCCCGTCACAATCGGCTGGTCGGGATCTCCTTCCAGAAATTCCACCAGAACTTCTTGCCCGATCCGTGGAATAAACATGGCGCCCCAACTCGTGCCGGCCCAAACCTGAGCCACTCGCACCCAGCAGGAACTCTTTTCGTCCCGATTCCCTTCGCGATCCCAATGAAATTGCACCTTCACGCGCCCATGCTTATCCGTGTAAATCTCCTCTCCCTTCGGTCCGACCACGATGGCCGTTTGGGGGCCCTGGATCGTGGGTCTCGGCGTAATGGACGCAGAGCGGAACGGCACATCGGAGGGAATGCAGTGGAACTCATTCTGATAGGCCGGCTCATTCGCGACCGTTCCCGTCTCAGCCCCCAACGCCTGCGGCTGGGTCCCCTGGTGCGTCACCCTCACGGTCAGATACTCGCGGTTCAAGTCCGACCGATGGCATTGGTCCAGGGTGAAGCGGTAACCGGGAATGATCCGGCAACAATCACTGTGCCCTCTTCCCAGCTGCCTGACCGCCTGCGCCCCTTCCAACCGCACCTTAGCCAACAGATTCCTCTCACTGCTGTCGCGGCATTCACCGAGATAGTCGTAATCCTCCAATTTGTAGTCCATCTTGGCCTGCGCGTCTCCGGTGACGGTCAGTCGCGGCTTTTCGAAGTCGAAATCCCGTAACTTGACAGCGCCGCATCGGATCTCGCGGTGGTAGGAGAAGAACGCAATATGTTCCTCGCTCGAGAGGCCGGCGGTCGCGGGCGCATGGTATCTGATCGAAGATGCGCCGGGCAGCGTCGCGGCGGCGGCGGGGTCGTCACTCAAGACCAAGACGTGGCTCGTGTCACGGTGCTCGAAGTAGTACCAGATCCCATACTGCTCCATGAGCCGGCTGATGAAGTTCAGATCGGACTCGCCGTACTGGACGCAATAGGTACGGTTTTTGTACCGGCCGGAAGTCAGCGCGAACCGAAATTGGTTGGCGGTCAGGCCCGCATCGAGCAGAACGTCCTTGATGATGTCCGGGATCGTCTTCTCCTGGAAAATCCTGCAATCGGTTCGAAGCCCCAGTTTCCAGATCGCCGGCACCATTTCGGCCCGATAGAGCCCCCATTTACCCTCTTTGCCCGTCTGCTCGAATGCACTGACCAGTCCGTGAACGAGCCTGATGCCCCTGCTCCCTCGCGCCGTCAGCAGGGCCGGCTGGCCGACGACTTGATCGAAATCAATTTTTGGGTCGGACGACGCAAGGTCCAGGCTGAAGCGATAGACCTGAGACAGGCCCTCGCTCCCCTCGAAGCGAACGACGCGGAGTTTGTCTGCTGAATAGGCGCCGACTTTGAAAAGATGGGGCGCTTCGGTTTGTGTGTCCATGAGAGGCATGGTCCTTATCCTTGCGCCAACGCCACGGTCTGGCGCTCCGAGAACGCGAGGTTGAAATCGCCGTCCGCCCCCAAGGTCAGGCTGAGCCGTTCAGGCAGGCGTCCTTCGCCCAGACGCGAGAGGATTTCCGTCGAGACGCGCGGGAGCAACGACCCCTGCATGATATGGTCAATGTTGCGCGCCCCGGTTTCGACCTCGTTGCAACGCCGCACGATCTGTTCGACCACGGCCGGCTCGTAGTCGAAGGCAATCCGGTGGCTCTCCATCAGCCGCTGGGCCAGGCGGGCCAGCTTCA
Above is a genomic segment from Nitrospira defluvii containing:
- a CDS encoding type VI secretion system Vgr family protein, whose amino-acid sequence is MDTQTEAPHLFKVGAYSADKLRVVRFEGSEGLSQVYRFSLDLASSDPKIDFDQVVGQPALLTARGSRGIRLVHGLVSAFEQTGKEGKWGLYRAEMVPAIWKLGLRTDCRIFQEKTIPDIIKDVLLDAGLTANQFRFALTSGRYKNRTYCVQYGESDLNFISRLMEQYGIWYYFEHRDTSHVLVLSDDPAAAATLPGASSIRYHAPATAGLSSEEHIAFFSYHREIRCGAVKLRDFDFEKPRLTVTGDAQAKMDYKLEDYDYLGECRDSSERNLLAKVRLEGAQAVRQLGRGHSDCCRIIPGYRFTLDQCHRSDLNREYLTVRVTHQGTQPQALGAETGTVANEPAYQNEFHCIPSDVPFRSASITPRPTIQGPQTAIVVGPKGEEIYTDKHGRVKVQFHWDREGNRDEKSSCWVRVAQVWAGTSWGAMFIPRIGQEVLVEFLEGDPDQPIVTGRVYNGDNMPPYALPSEKTKSTLKSNSSIGGGGSNEIRFEDGKDKEEIYLHGQKDWTIAVENDKNQTVGHDETLAVTNNRTKTVGVDQSETVGANKTIKVGANHTESIGGAETIAVGKASAHTVALARALTIGGAYQVSVGAAMNETVGGAKAEEIGGAKTVVVGALSSENVAKNKSVDVGESITENAAKNIGVTAGDNMTISAGKNMVLDAGDQITIKTGSASITMKSNGDIVIKGGKITVNASGDLALKGSKITQN